Proteins from one Nilaparvata lugens isolate BPH chromosome 10, ASM1435652v1, whole genome shotgun sequence genomic window:
- the LOC111049547 gene encoding WD repeat domain-containing protein 83 homolog isoform X1: MAKWENISKVNKILEDEHLLSVKYINDGEDIITSLSNGIVRIYKNRSMTTTHSLYHQSYLHIKHGRKPHVNVPATSCLVMPNTEESRCLACYTDGHVNLFDIDKEKIIETVSEERQIFNVVHHPSDPQFISLGEDGIIFLYDSTTMKVLMKYRPSFTNRLDGHTSRVFAAVFHPRNHNEFISGGWDNTIMFWDTRTSHAVRFIAGPHICGEGVDINWNGKEILTAAYQQREQTQIWDYSTGKLILSNPSYFVENGCLIITLWLEVLSQD; this comes from the exons ATGGCAAAATGGGAGAATATTTCTAAGGTGAATAAGAT ATTAGAGGACGAACATCTACTCAGTGTAAAATACATCAACGATGGAGAAGACATCATTACGTCTCTGTCTAATGGCATTGTGCGCATCTATAAGAACAGATCCATGACCACCACTCACTCGCTCTACCATCAGTCCTACCTGCACATTAAACATGGCCGCAAACCTCACGTCAATGTACCTGCTACCTCATGTCTCGTCATGCCAAACACAGAGGAGTCACGCTGTTTGGCTTGCT ACACAGACGGTCACGTGAATTTGTTCGATATTGACAAGGAGAAAATAATCGAGACAGTCAGCGAGGAGAGACAGATATTCAACGTGGTACATCATCCCTCTGATCCTCAATTCATCTCATTGGGCGAGGACGGAATCATTTTCCTCTACGACAGCACAACTATGAAAGTGCTCATGAAGTATCGCCCAAG CTTCACAAACCGCCTGGACGGTCACACTTCGCGGGTGTTCGCGGCAGTCTTCCATCCGCGCAACCACAACGAGTTCATATCAGGCGGATGGGACAACACAATCATGTTCTGGGACACGCGAACTTCGCATGCGGTTCGCTTCATTGCCGGGCCACACATTTGTGGCGAGGGCGTCGATATCAATTGGAATGGCAAAGAG ATCTTGACAGCAGCCTACCAGCAACGCGAACAAACGCAGATTTGGGACTACAGCACAGGAAAGCTGATTCTGTCAAATCCCAG TTATTTTGTGGAAAATGGTTGCCTAATAATAACGTTGTGGTTGGAGGTACTGAGCCAGGATTGA
- the LOC111049547 gene encoding ribosome biogenesis protein YTM1 isoform X2: MTTTHSLYHQSYLHIKHGRKPHVNVPATSCLVMPNTEESRCLACYTDGHVNLFDIDKEKIIETVSEERQIFNVVHHPSDPQFISLGEDGIIFLYDSTTMKVLMKYRPSFTNRLDGHTSRVFAAVFHPRNHNEFISGGWDNTIMFWDTRTSHAVRFIAGPHICGEGVDINWNGKEILTAAYQQREQTQIWDYSTGKLILSNPSYFVENGCLIITLWLEVLSQD, encoded by the exons ATGACCACCACTCACTCGCTCTACCATCAGTCCTACCTGCACATTAAACATGGCCGCAAACCTCACGTCAATGTACCTGCTACCTCATGTCTCGTCATGCCAAACACAGAGGAGTCACGCTGTTTGGCTTGCT ACACAGACGGTCACGTGAATTTGTTCGATATTGACAAGGAGAAAATAATCGAGACAGTCAGCGAGGAGAGACAGATATTCAACGTGGTACATCATCCCTCTGATCCTCAATTCATCTCATTGGGCGAGGACGGAATCATTTTCCTCTACGACAGCACAACTATGAAAGTGCTCATGAAGTATCGCCCAAG CTTCACAAACCGCCTGGACGGTCACACTTCGCGGGTGTTCGCGGCAGTCTTCCATCCGCGCAACCACAACGAGTTCATATCAGGCGGATGGGACAACACAATCATGTTCTGGGACACGCGAACTTCGCATGCGGTTCGCTTCATTGCCGGGCCACACATTTGTGGCGAGGGCGTCGATATCAATTGGAATGGCAAAGAG ATCTTGACAGCAGCCTACCAGCAACGCGAACAAACGCAGATTTGGGACTACAGCACAGGAAAGCTGATTCTGTCAAATCCCAG TTATTTTGTGGAAAATGGTTGCCTAATAATAACGTTGTGGTTGGAGGTACTGAGCCAGGATTGA